In Clostridium swellfunianum, a genomic segment contains:
- a CDS encoding NAD(+) diphosphatase produces MKFKYCPNCGKKLDIKYSWDEGGVPYCSEDNMMFFDTPKPCINVAVINGDKILLLKQSYIFKDSKVLVSGYVTSGETVEDTVAREVKEETGITVTNIKYLGSEFLASKDIIMLTFMADYVEGEINKSAEVEWVEWGNLQDALCEMKEDEIGKRVVRKVFKEIGYKVDEPYRCDVEGCEFNRD; encoded by the coding sequence TACTGTCCCAATTGCGGCAAGAAATTAGATATAAAATACAGCTGGGATGAGGGTGGAGTGCCTTATTGCTCTGAGGATAATATGATGTTTTTTGATACTCCTAAGCCATGTATTAATGTGGCTGTTATTAATGGAGATAAGATTCTTCTTCTGAAGCAGAGCTATATTTTTAAGGATTCCAAGGTACTTGTGTCTGGCTATGTAACCAGCGGGGAAACTGTGGAGGATACTGTAGCAAGAGAGGTCAAGGAAGAAACAGGCATCACTGTCACTAATATTAAATATTTAGGAAGTGAATTCTTAGCTTCCAAGGACATTATCATGCTCACTTTTATGGCTGATTATGTTGAGGGTGAAATCAATAAATCAGCTGAGGTTGAATGGGTAGAGTGGGGTAATCTTCAGGATGCGTTATGTGAAATGAAAGAAGATGAAATAGGCAAGCGGGTAGTAAGAAAGGTTTTTAAGGAAATCGGTTATAAGGTTGATGAACCCTATAGATGTGATGTGGAGGGTTGTGAGTTTAATAGAGATTAA
- a CDS encoding hydrolase produces the protein MGKHVPEIRGTLRNHMIELPKCISDASGIRIFGKRLKSFVFSTDVAVIRNTNADAVIAVYPFTPQPVITQALVLASDIPVFCGVGGGITGGLRVVNLALDAEFKGAMGVVVNNPTPNEVIREMRATIDIPIMVTVVSEFEDIEARIEAGATILNVSGAKRTAEIVRKIREKHPTFPIIATGGPTEETIRATIEAGANAITYTPPMVSDILGDIMVNYRDRYEQHVPIIE, from the coding sequence ATGGGTAAGCATGTACCGGAAATTAGGGGGACTCTTAGAAATCATATGATTGAACTCCCCAAGTGTATCAGTGATGCTAGCGGTATAAGAATTTTTGGAAAAAGACTAAAATCTTTTGTTTTTTCTACTGATGTTGCGGTGATAAGAAACACGAATGCAGATGCTGTTATAGCTGTGTATCCTTTTACGCCGCAGCCGGTCATTACGCAAGCTCTAGTGCTCGCTTCAGATATACCTGTATTCTGCGGAGTTGGTGGTGGTATTACAGGAGGCTTAAGAGTAGTAAATCTTGCGCTTGATGCAGAGTTTAAAGGTGCCATGGGAGTTGTTGTTAATAATCCTACTCCTAATGAAGTTATTAGAGAAATGAGAGCCACAATAGATATTCCAATAATGGTTACTGTTGTATCAGAATTTGAGGATATAGAGGCAAGAATTGAGGCAGGAGCTACGATTTTAAATGTTTCAGGTGCGAAAAGAACTGCTGAGATCGTTAGAAAGATAAGAGAAAAGCATCCTACCTTTCCTATAATAGCGACTGGAGGACCAACAGAAGAGACGATTAGGGCTACAATAGAGGCAGGAGCTAATGCTATAACCTATACACCTCCAATGGTTTCAGATATCTTAGGAGATATAATGGTTAATTATAGAGATAGATATGAGCAGCATGTTCCAATTATAGAGTGA
- a CDS encoding EFR1 family ferrodoxin (N-terminal region resembles flavodoxins. C-terminal ferrodoxin region binds two 4Fe-4S clusters.): MKSNLYYFSATGNTKFAADKLQEQFKKYGKDLELINIENVDKVDLTDCEYLIIGTPVHSEMPPRIITDFINNLPEGNRKLKCMVYSTQGANGTAAVEFLKRILNKKGYEVLIQTCFRMANNYYFGFGVERTDEEIAAYSRKVEEKAKLIVQKLLKDERHKEGALGIRVFIGKVMANGFHRMLPKLSSVLTSTEQCMKCGLCLRNCPKNNITIEEGHATFHSQCIMCTRCIHICPVNAIRYKGKKITQNQKSLIKYLELK; this comes from the coding sequence ATGAAATCAAATTTATATTATTTCAGCGCAACTGGAAATACCAAATTTGCTGCTGATAAACTTCAGGAACAATTTAAGAAATACGGAAAAGATTTAGAATTAATAAATATAGAGAATGTAGATAAGGTAGACTTAACTGATTGTGAATACTTAATTATAGGTACTCCAGTTCACTCTGAAATGCCTCCAAGGATAATAACTGATTTTATTAACAATCTCCCAGAGGGAAACCGTAAGTTAAAATGTATGGTTTATTCTACTCAAGGTGCAAATGGAACTGCTGCTGTTGAGTTCTTAAAAAGAATACTTAATAAAAAGGGTTATGAGGTTTTAATTCAGACCTGTTTTAGAATGGCTAACAATTATTATTTTGGTTTTGGAGTTGAAAGAACTGATGAGGAGATAGCAGCTTACAGCAGGAAGGTAGAAGAAAAGGCTAAGCTTATAGTTCAAAAGCTGCTTAAGGACGAAAGACATAAGGAGGGAGCTTTGGGTATAAGGGTCTTTATTGGCAAAGTTATGGCTAATGGATTTCATAGAATGCTTCCAAAGCTTTCTTCTGTCTTAACGTCTACAGAGCAATGTATGAAGTGTGGCTTGTGTTTAAGAAATTGTCCTAAAAATAACATAACAATAGAAGAAGGACATGCTACTTTTCATAGTCAGTGTATTATGTGTACAAGATGTATACATATATGCCCAGTTAATGCTATAAGATATAAGGGTAAAAAGATAACACAAAATCAAAAGAGTTTAATAAAATATTTAGAATTAAAGTAG